A region from the Streptomyces lydicus genome encodes:
- a CDS encoding COG4705 family protein: MPEPEVLTDRDVAGTDRYVMRKLPEVTLAFWVMKTAATTLGETAGDLFAQTLKIGYFLTTIALFLIFVVTLVVQLRSRRYNPFFYWTVILSTSMAGTTMSDFMNRDASAKFLTDGAKSLGWGPQGLGLGYPTGAAILISLLIVIFAIWKATGLTFAIRDIVTFRAEALFWAAILVSNTLGTSMGDFLSDSSGLGYAGGALLVTGVLAVLVVLMRVPAVPNVVLFWIAFVLTRPLGATAGDFLTKPVAKGGLDLGTAGSSAVLLAVLLGLMGYAHVQERRTAVPEDKTLTGVS, encoded by the coding sequence TTGCCTGAGCCCGAAGTCCTGACCGACAGGGACGTCGCCGGTACCGACAGGTATGTGATGCGGAAACTCCCGGAGGTCACCCTGGCCTTCTGGGTCATGAAGACCGCGGCGACGACCCTCGGCGAGACGGCCGGTGACCTCTTCGCCCAGACCCTCAAAATCGGGTACTTCCTGACCACCATCGCGCTGTTCCTGATCTTCGTGGTCACGCTGGTGGTGCAGCTCCGGTCCCGGCGCTACAACCCGTTCTTCTACTGGACGGTCATCCTGTCCACCAGCATGGCGGGCACCACGATGTCCGACTTCATGAACCGGGACGCCAGCGCCAAGTTCCTCACCGACGGCGCCAAGTCGCTCGGCTGGGGGCCGCAGGGCCTGGGGCTGGGCTACCCCACCGGGGCCGCCATCCTGATCTCGCTGCTGATCGTCATCTTCGCCATCTGGAAGGCCACCGGGCTGACGTTCGCCATCCGCGACATCGTCACCTTCCGCGCGGAAGCCCTCTTCTGGGCGGCGATCCTGGTGTCGAACACGCTCGGCACATCGATGGGGGACTTCCTCTCCGACAGCTCGGGACTCGGTTACGCGGGCGGCGCCCTGCTCGTCACCGGCGTGCTCGCCGTACTCGTCGTCCTGATGCGGGTGCCGGCCGTGCCGAACGTGGTGCTGTTCTGGATCGCCTTCGTGCTCACCCGCCCCCTCGGGGCCACCGCCGGTGACTTCCTCACCAAGCCGGTCGCCAAGGGCGGCCTCGACCTCGGCACGGCGGGTTCGTCGGCAGTGCTCCTCGCGGTGCTGCTCGGCCTCATGGGGTACGCCCACGTTCAGGAGCGCAGGACCGCGGTTCCCGAGGACAAGACCCTTACGGGCGTTTCCTGA
- a CDS encoding COG4705 family protein — MTADIPGAVEAHVASGPPSAPVGRGLRRNKVPEVTPYFWVIKILCTTVGETAADLLNEKLGLGLTGVSLLMSVLLVAVLVAQFRTRAYRPGVYWLAVALISVVGTLISDNLTDNLGVPLETSTVAFAVALVVVFVAWYRSEKTLSIHHIDTTRRECFYWLAVLFTFALGTAAGDLVAERMDLGYWVSAGLFALAIAAVAVAHFALGLDAVWSFWIAYILTRPLGASIGDYLSQPTSDGGLGLGTVITSVLFLTVILGLVVFLTVTRRDVSEPERLTPRAS; from the coding sequence ATGACAGCTGATATCCCTGGGGCCGTTGAGGCACACGTGGCGTCCGGCCCCCCTTCCGCTCCCGTCGGCCGGGGCCTCCGCCGGAACAAGGTTCCCGAGGTCACGCCGTACTTCTGGGTCATCAAAATCCTGTGCACCACGGTCGGCGAGACCGCGGCCGACCTGCTGAACGAGAAGCTCGGCCTGGGCCTGACCGGTGTGTCGCTGCTGATGAGCGTCCTGCTCGTCGCGGTCCTGGTGGCGCAGTTCCGCACCCGCGCCTACCGGCCCGGTGTCTACTGGCTCGCCGTGGCGCTGATCAGCGTCGTGGGCACGCTGATCAGCGACAACCTCACCGACAACCTGGGCGTACCGCTGGAGACCAGCACCGTGGCCTTCGCGGTGGCCCTCGTCGTGGTGTTCGTGGCCTGGTACCGCAGCGAAAAGACGCTGTCCATCCACCACATCGACACCACCCGCCGCGAGTGCTTCTACTGGCTCGCCGTGCTGTTCACCTTCGCCCTGGGCACCGCGGCCGGTGACCTGGTCGCCGAACGGATGGACCTCGGGTACTGGGTCTCCGCCGGCCTGTTCGCCCTGGCGATCGCCGCCGTCGCGGTGGCGCACTTCGCCCTCGGGCTGGACGCGGTGTGGAGCTTCTGGATCGCCTACATCCTGACCCGGCCGCTGGGCGCGTCGATCGGCGACTACCTCTCCCAGCCCACCTCGGACGGCGGACTCGGCCTGGGCACAGTGATCACCAGTGTGCTGTTCCTGACCGTCATCCTCGGCCTGGTGGTGTTCTTGACGGTCACCCGGCGGGACGTCTCCGAGCCGGAACGGCTCACACCCCGGGCGAGCTGA
- a CDS encoding lipoate--protein ligase family protein → MHGEYKVPGGKLVVVDLCVDEGRLKNVRVAGDFFLEPDEAILQIDDALEGAPADTDTAGLTARINAALPPSAVLFGFTGESVAIAVRRALAQATDWSDYDWQLLHEAPQPPALHMALDEVITAEVAAGRRPPTLRVWEWDSPAVIIGSFQSLSNEVDPDGVARHGVTVVRRISGGGAMFAEPQSTITYSLAVPESLVSGLSFADSYAYLDDWVLTALGDMGIKAWYQPLNDIATEIGKVAGAAQKRMVGPGGGPGAVLHHVTMSYDIDADKMLDVLRIGKEKLSDKGTRSARKRVDPLRRQTGLPREAVIEKMIDSFRSHYGLTHGQVTESEMARARELVRTKFEDAAWTARIP, encoded by the coding sequence GTGCACGGTGAGTACAAGGTCCCCGGGGGCAAGCTCGTGGTCGTGGACCTCTGCGTCGACGAGGGGCGGCTCAAGAACGTGCGGGTCGCGGGTGACTTCTTCCTCGAACCGGACGAGGCCATCCTGCAGATCGACGACGCGCTGGAAGGCGCCCCGGCCGACACGGACACCGCGGGCCTCACCGCGCGGATCAACGCCGCGCTGCCCCCGTCGGCCGTGCTGTTCGGCTTCACCGGCGAAAGCGTGGCCATCGCGGTACGCCGTGCCCTGGCCCAGGCCACCGACTGGAGCGACTACGACTGGCAGCTCCTCCACGAAGCGCCCCAGCCGCCGGCCCTCCACATGGCGCTCGACGAGGTCATCACGGCCGAGGTGGCAGCGGGGCGGCGCCCGCCCACCCTCCGGGTCTGGGAGTGGGACTCCCCCGCCGTCATCATCGGCAGCTTCCAGTCCCTGAGCAACGAGGTCGACCCCGACGGCGTCGCCCGCCACGGCGTCACGGTCGTCCGCCGGATCTCCGGTGGCGGCGCGATGTTCGCGGAGCCGCAGAGCACCATCACCTACTCCCTCGCCGTCCCCGAGTCGCTGGTGTCCGGTCTGTCCTTCGCCGACAGCTATGCCTACCTCGACGACTGGGTCCTCACCGCACTCGGCGACATGGGCATCAAGGCGTGGTACCAGCCGCTCAACGACATCGCCACCGAGATCGGCAAGGTCGCGGGCGCCGCGCAGAAGCGCATGGTCGGGCCGGGCGGCGGTCCCGGTGCGGTCCTGCACCACGTGACCATGTCCTACGACATCGACGCCGACAAGATGCTCGACGTGCTGCGCATCGGCAAGGAGAAACTGTCCGACAAGGGCACCAGGAGCGCCAGGAAACGCGTCGACCCACTGCGCCGGCAGACCGGCCTGCCCCGCGAAGCCGTCATCGAGAAGATGATCGACTCCTTCCGCTCCCACTACGGCCTCACCCACGGGCAGGTCACCGAGAGCGAGATGGCCCGCGCCCGTGAGCTCGTCCGCACCAAGTTCGAGGACGCCGCGTGGACCGCACGCATCCCCTGA
- a CDS encoding pentapeptide repeat-containing protein, which translates to MDTHRIRRTSVTLPALNEQGLYLSNVTSLEGGRGRVAEFNYADAELRALDLAETYLMHGRITGLKTQRTRLDKLRVDSVEFSGCDLSSLQWADSKVSRAVFRDCKLMGAVLEDVTLDNVLFENCKLDYSTFTRIRTVGSVIFSKCSLRETTFVAADLGSALIDGCDLRQTEFDSGKYSGLDLRGNDLSQLRGLSSLKKIVIDQAQTLQLAEALAVELDVTYGENLPE; encoded by the coding sequence ATGGACACCCACAGGATCCGCCGCACGAGCGTCACGCTTCCCGCCCTGAATGAGCAGGGCCTCTACCTCTCCAACGTCACCTCACTGGAGGGGGGCCGCGGCCGAGTGGCAGAGTTCAACTACGCCGATGCCGAGCTGCGCGCCCTCGACCTTGCCGAGACCTACCTGATGCATGGCCGGATCACCGGGCTCAAGACCCAACGCACCCGCCTCGACAAGCTCCGCGTCGACTCCGTCGAATTCTCCGGCTGTGACCTGTCCTCCCTGCAGTGGGCCGATAGCAAGGTCTCCCGTGCCGTCTTCCGTGACTGCAAGCTGATGGGCGCCGTGCTCGAAGACGTCACACTCGACAACGTCCTGTTCGAGAACTGCAAGCTCGACTACAGCACCTTCACCCGGATCAGGACCGTCGGATCCGTGATCTTCTCCAAGTGCTCGCTGCGTGAGACCACGTTCGTTGCCGCTGACCTGGGCTCCGCCCTGATTGACGGCTGCGACCTACGGCAGACCGAGTTCGACAGCGGCAAGTACAGCGGCCTCGATCTCCGGGGCAACGACCTCTCACAGCTCCGTGGCCTCTCCTCGCTGAAGAAGATCGTCATCGACCAGGCGCAGACGCTCCAGCTCGCCGAGGCCCTTGCAGTCGAGCTGGACGTCACTTACGGAGAAAACCTCCCGGAGTAG
- a CDS encoding protein-L-isoaspartate(D-aspartate) O-methyltransferase yields MSSGALSADWAPSYAAVPRSTVLPDLMWPFDMEAGRSVAVSKADDPAKWQEFADSDVPIVTQWDDGKHAGTEPGHVPTSSASMPSVVFRMLQDLDLQPGHKTLEIGTATAWNALLMAHRAGPGCVTTVEVDRAVATAAMATVERLGIPLHVVHGDGFQGYPDGAPYDRVIATCGLRSIPPAWLEQCRPGGVIVAPWGTDFSHGDAVARLEVAPDGKSAAGNFTGPVEFMKLRSQRLSPVVHKEYVPGSVADGDESSTTVTEAEFVGEQFGPERFALGLRVPQCRQVVAAKGDGARPVWFYSLGDRSWACCMFRDGKAARVWQAGPRRLWDEVEAAFRWWEGQGRPGLSRFGLTVTAEGERVWLDDPANSWML; encoded by the coding sequence ATGTCTTCAGGGGCCCTGTCCGCCGACTGGGCACCCTCGTACGCGGCCGTTCCCCGCTCCACCGTGTTGCCGGACCTGATGTGGCCGTTCGACATGGAGGCCGGCCGCAGCGTGGCCGTTTCCAAGGCCGACGACCCCGCAAAGTGGCAGGAGTTCGCGGACTCCGACGTACCCATCGTGACGCAATGGGACGACGGGAAGCACGCCGGCACCGAACCGGGTCACGTCCCGACCAGTTCCGCGTCCATGCCTTCGGTCGTCTTCCGGATGCTCCAAGACCTGGACCTTCAACCTGGCCACAAGACCCTGGAAATCGGCACCGCCACAGCCTGGAATGCCTTGCTCATGGCCCACCGTGCGGGGCCCGGGTGTGTGACCACGGTGGAGGTGGACCGGGCGGTGGCCACGGCCGCCATGGCCACGGTGGAGCGCCTGGGAATCCCCCTCCACGTGGTCCACGGCGACGGGTTCCAGGGATACCCGGACGGCGCACCGTATGACCGGGTCATCGCTACGTGTGGCCTCCGGTCCATCCCGCCCGCGTGGCTGGAGCAGTGCCGGCCGGGTGGCGTCATCGTGGCCCCATGGGGGACGGACTTCTCCCATGGCGATGCGGTGGCCCGCTTGGAGGTCGCGCCGGACGGGAAGTCCGCGGCCGGGAACTTCACGGGCCCCGTGGAGTTCATGAAGCTCCGTTCCCAGCGGCTCTCGCCGGTGGTCCACAAGGAGTACGTCCCGGGCAGCGTGGCGGACGGCGACGAGTCGTCCACGACGGTCACCGAAGCGGAGTTCGTCGGGGAGCAATTCGGCCCCGAGCGGTTCGCGTTGGGCCTCCGGGTTCCGCAGTGCCGGCAAGTCGTGGCGGCCAAGGGTGACGGTGCCCGGCCGGTCTGGTTCTACAGCCTCGGTGACCGGTCCTGGGCCTGTTGCATGTTCCGTGACGGGAAGGCGGCGCGGGTCTGGCAGGCCGGCCCCCGCCGGTTGTGGGACGAGGTGGAGGCCGCGTTCCGGTGGTGGGAGGGCCAGGGCCGTCCGGGCCTCTCGCGGTTCGGTCTGACCGTGACCGCCGAGGGCGAAAGGGTGTGGCTGGACGATCCGGCCAACTCCTGGATGCTCTGA
- a CDS encoding DUF5753 domain-containing protein: MHVDEDTSGDTEGADDPRRQFAEECKSARELYPDGPLNQTQLGKLTRTSKSTISRVETCKGPIPPDLPAVLDQVFKTDGKFKRLYEDVVAGSSPSLYRQRMALERTAVVIREWSPTIVPGLFQTADYARFLFKGGAPLAGDHEVAAFTANRLIRQAILDGEAPPDVRVVLCESVLRRRFCPPDIMRRQLSALAEAGQRPTVRIQILPLDAPAHLFSDWPVTLLTSPSHTVTVCVESYRTAGIVEEPGDVRTALRTYDELTSDALSARDSARLIVKQMETLS; this comes from the coding sequence ATGCATGTTGATGAGGACACATCAGGGGACACAGAGGGAGCAGACGACCCGCGCCGACAGTTCGCCGAAGAGTGCAAGAGCGCGCGAGAGCTGTACCCGGACGGGCCTCTCAACCAGACCCAGCTAGGCAAGTTGACCCGCACGTCCAAGAGCACAATTTCCCGTGTGGAGACATGCAAGGGGCCCATCCCCCCGGACCTTCCAGCCGTCCTGGACCAGGTCTTCAAGACCGATGGGAAGTTCAAGCGGCTCTACGAGGATGTTGTGGCGGGGTCGTCCCCGTCGCTGTACCGACAACGTATGGCCCTCGAACGCACTGCCGTGGTGATTCGTGAGTGGTCCCCGACCATCGTTCCTGGACTGTTCCAGACGGCCGACTACGCGCGGTTCTTGTTCAAGGGGGGCGCCCCGCTGGCCGGGGACCATGAGGTGGCGGCGTTCACCGCCAACCGGCTTATCCGCCAGGCCATTCTGGACGGGGAAGCTCCCCCGGACGTTCGCGTGGTGCTCTGTGAGTCGGTGCTTCGGCGTCGGTTCTGCCCGCCGGACATCATGCGTCGCCAACTCTCGGCGTTGGCGGAAGCCGGACAACGTCCGACCGTCCGCATTCAGATTCTCCCGCTGGATGCGCCGGCCCACCTGTTCAGCGACTGGCCCGTAACTCTACTGACCTCACCAAGTCACACGGTCACCGTCTGCGTGGAGAGTTACCGGACCGCCGGTATCGTGGAGGAGCCTGGCGATGTGCGGACAGCGCTTCGTACCTACGATGAACTAACGAGCGACGCACTTTCGGCACGGGACAGCGCGCGCCTGATCGTTAAGCAGATGGAGACACTGTCGTGA
- a CDS encoding DUF397 domain-containing protein, with product MKIGPTQWVKSSYSSAEGGNCVEWSPAHASAHGTVPVRDSKNPNGPALMFEPAAWSAFVTGVQAGEFPA from the coding sequence GTGAAGATCGGTCCGACCCAGTGGGTCAAGTCCAGCTACAGCAGCGCAGAAGGTGGCAACTGCGTGGAGTGGTCCCCGGCACACGCAAGCGCCCACGGCACCGTTCCCGTCCGGGACAGCAAGAACCCCAACGGACCGGCCCTGATGTTCGAGCCGGCCGCGTGGTCAGCGTTCGTTACCGGTGTGCAGGCAGGGGAATTCCCCGCGTAG
- a CDS encoding VOC family protein — protein MTLQLVQVNFKARDDSALGRFWAEVLGWGVSSEGPGVTNLVPVGINWPDPSAVCIDLVSVPDPETVKYRVHLELATTSDAHQAELVARLKGLGATPADVGQGDVPWTVLADPEGNVFSVLEPRELYRDTGPVAAVVVECADPRAMVRFWGEAIDWTVHELTDDRALLRSVKGVGPYLEFRRTPDDEVVWTRIHLDLMSDPVEDQAKEVARLEGLGAVRADVGQGEVSWVVLADPAGIEFCVLGRG, from the coding sequence ATGACGCTGCAACTTGTTCAGGTGAACTTCAAGGCCCGGGACGACTCGGCGCTCGGCCGGTTCTGGGCGGAGGTGCTCGGCTGGGGGGTTTCCAGCGAAGGGCCCGGCGTCACCAACCTGGTGCCCGTGGGCATCAACTGGCCGGACCCGTCCGCCGTCTGCATCGATCTCGTCAGCGTCCCGGACCCGGAGACGGTGAAGTACCGCGTGCACCTTGAGCTCGCCACCACCTCCGACGCCCATCAGGCGGAGTTGGTCGCACGTCTGAAGGGGCTCGGGGCGACGCCCGCCGATGTGGGCCAGGGCGACGTGCCGTGGACGGTGCTGGCCGACCCGGAGGGCAACGTGTTCAGCGTCCTGGAGCCCCGGGAGCTCTACCGGGACACCGGGCCGGTGGCCGCCGTGGTCGTCGAGTGCGCCGACCCGCGGGCCATGGTCCGGTTCTGGGGCGAGGCGATCGACTGGACCGTCCACGAGCTGACCGACGACCGCGCCCTGCTGCGCTCCGTCAAGGGCGTCGGGCCGTACCTGGAGTTCCGCCGCACGCCCGATGACGAGGTCGTATGGACCCGCATCCATCTCGACCTGATGTCCGACCCCGTCGAGGATCAGGCGAAGGAGGTCGCCCGGCTCGAAGGCCTGGGCGCGGTACGGGCCGACGTGGGTCAGGGTGAGGTCTCCTGGGTCGTCCTGGCCGACCCTGCGGGCATCGAGTTCTGCGTCCTCGGCCGGGGCTGA
- a CDS encoding NCS1 family nucleobase:cation symporter-1, which yields MSATPSPLPPDVPIAPPGQLTARDGRVEPAPGAIPAHGRYVNADLRPVPLSERRWTTYNFTALWVGMAHNIPSWTLASGLVALGMDWKQAVLTIALANLVVLVPMLLTGHAGPKYGIPFPVLARASFGLRGANLPALVRAAVACCWFGIQTWIGGQGIYVLLGKIFGGDWAGATSVGGYPWTLWLCFLAFWAVELAIIHRGMETLRRFENWAAPFVLVGALALLGWMAAKAGGFGPLLDQPSALGWGEHFWPVFFPSLMGMIGFWATLSLNIPDFTRFGAGQRAQVWGQSLGLPTTMTAFALLSVLVTSGSQAVYGAPIWDPVALAGKSDSVFGLLFALVTVLIATISVNLAANVVSPAYDLAHLAPKLITFRRGALITGVVGVIILPWKLTATPELYIFTWLGVVGGLLGTVAGILIADYWIIRRTVLDLADLYRPGGRYWYTAGWNWRAVLAFVVGGLLAVGGSYSQPGKGPFPAHGLLPFLKPLADYGWAVGLASALTLYTLLMATASGRAGRTPGRAGRGSGGGPLPV from the coding sequence ATGTCCGCGACCCCCTCACCCCTGCCGCCGGATGTCCCCATAGCGCCCCCGGGCCAGCTCACCGCCCGGGACGGCCGCGTCGAACCTGCCCCGGGAGCCATCCCCGCACACGGCCGGTACGTCAACGCCGACCTGCGCCCCGTCCCGCTCTCCGAACGCCGCTGGACCACCTACAACTTCACCGCCCTCTGGGTCGGCATGGCCCACAACATCCCCTCCTGGACCCTCGCCTCCGGCCTGGTCGCGCTCGGCATGGACTGGAAGCAGGCGGTCCTGACCATCGCGCTGGCGAACCTCGTCGTCCTCGTCCCGATGCTGCTCACCGGGCACGCGGGCCCGAAGTACGGCATCCCCTTCCCCGTCCTGGCGCGGGCGTCGTTCGGGTTGCGCGGCGCCAATCTGCCCGCGCTGGTGCGGGCTGCCGTGGCCTGCTGCTGGTTCGGCATCCAGACCTGGATCGGCGGCCAGGGCATCTATGTCCTGCTGGGCAAGATCTTCGGCGGTGACTGGGCCGGTGCGACGTCCGTCGGCGGCTACCCCTGGACCCTCTGGCTCTGCTTCCTGGCGTTCTGGGCCGTTGAACTCGCCATCATCCACCGCGGCATGGAGACCCTGCGCCGCTTCGAGAACTGGGCCGCACCCTTCGTCCTGGTCGGCGCCCTGGCACTGCTCGGATGGATGGCGGCCAAGGCGGGCGGGTTTGGCCCGCTGCTGGACCAGCCCAGCGCACTGGGCTGGGGCGAGCACTTCTGGCCGGTCTTCTTCCCGTCCCTGATGGGAATGATCGGCTTCTGGGCGACCCTGTCCCTCAACATCCCCGACTTCACCCGCTTCGGAGCCGGCCAGCGGGCCCAGGTCTGGGGGCAGTCCCTCGGGTTGCCGACCACAATGACGGCGTTCGCCCTGCTCTCCGTCCTGGTCACCTCCGGCTCCCAGGCGGTCTACGGGGCGCCGATCTGGGACCCCGTCGCCCTGGCCGGCAAGTCCGACAGCGTCTTCGGCCTGCTCTTCGCCCTGGTCACGGTCCTGATCGCGACGATCTCCGTGAACCTCGCCGCCAATGTCGTCTCACCCGCCTACGACCTGGCCCACCTGGCGCCGAAGCTCATCACCTTTCGCAGGGGCGCGCTGATCACCGGCGTGGTCGGCGTGATCATCCTGCCGTGGAAGCTCACCGCCACCCCCGAGCTGTACATCTTCACCTGGCTCGGTGTGGTCGGCGGTCTGCTCGGCACCGTCGCCGGCATCCTCATCGCCGACTACTGGATCATCCGCCGTACCGTCCTCGACCTCGCCGACCTCTACCGCCCCGGCGGCCGCTACTGGTACACGGCAGGCTGGAACTGGCGCGCCGTCCTCGCCTTCGTCGTCGGCGGCCTGCTGGCGGTGGGCGGCTCCTACTCCCAGCCCGGCAAGGGCCCCTTCCCTGCCCACGGCCTCCTCCCCTTCCTCAAACCCCTGGCCGACTACGGCTGGGCGGTGGGCCTGGCCAGCGCGCTGACGCTCTACACGCTGCTGATGGCCACGGCATCCGGACGGGCCGGCCGGACCCCCGGACGGGCCGGCCGGGGATCCGGAGGAGGCCCCCTGCCGGTCTGA